A single genomic interval of Lysobacter avium harbors:
- the ubiB gene encoding ubiquinone biosynthesis regulatory protein kinase UbiB — MKAALRAWRIGRVLLRYRLDELLEGTSAERWLKLARPFVPRASAEIVSQPRGVRLRLALQELGPIFVKFGQILSTRPDLVPPDIAVELSTLQDNVAPFDGEVARAIVEASLGRPVDVAFASFEITPLASASIAQVHAATLPASGDNQAREVVVKVLRPGIEDQVAADIGLLSALAGIVERTHPRAEKIRPRAIVAEIESTLAAELDLEREGANASVLRRFWTQADGSPSDDLYVPEVIWSHTAGKALTLERVYGIPSDDIQALDAAGIDRPALAAKGVRVFYTQVFRDNFFHADAHAGNIWVDIDPARKANPRFIALDFGIMGQLSDDDQYYLAENFMAIFNRDYRRIAELHLRAGWMPADSRLDELEAAVRGVCEPYFTRPLSEISLAEVLVKLFRTAQRHQLTLQPQLILLQKTLLNIEGLGRQLDPRIDIWGVAKPVLKKILAARYSPRRLLREFRRHLPELVTHAPEMPRLLHTWLTQQVRGEHELRMRSADLAELARTARETQKRTVAAILGSGLLVASAVLYGFDAGGAGQWSVPVASWIAGIAGVAAMLLAWPRR; from the coding sequence GTGAAAGCGGCCCTGCGCGCCTGGCGCATCGGTCGCGTACTGCTGCGCTACCGGCTCGACGAGCTGCTTGAGGGCACCTCGGCCGAGCGTTGGTTGAAGCTGGCGCGGCCGTTCGTGCCGCGCGCGTCGGCGGAGATTGTGTCCCAGCCGCGCGGCGTCCGCCTGCGCCTGGCGCTCCAGGAGCTGGGACCGATCTTCGTCAAGTTCGGCCAGATCCTGTCGACCCGACCGGACCTGGTGCCGCCCGACATCGCGGTGGAGTTGTCGACGCTGCAGGACAACGTTGCGCCGTTCGACGGCGAGGTCGCGCGGGCGATCGTGGAAGCCTCGCTGGGCCGGCCGGTCGACGTCGCGTTCGCCAGCTTTGAGATCACTCCGCTGGCCTCCGCATCGATCGCCCAGGTGCATGCGGCAACGTTGCCGGCGTCGGGCGACAATCAGGCGCGCGAGGTGGTGGTCAAGGTCCTGCGGCCGGGGATCGAGGATCAGGTCGCAGCCGACATCGGCCTGTTGAGCGCGCTGGCCGGGATTGTCGAGCGGACGCATCCGCGCGCCGAGAAGATCCGCCCGCGCGCGATCGTCGCCGAGATCGAAAGCACGCTGGCCGCCGAGCTCGACCTTGAGCGCGAAGGGGCAAACGCCAGCGTATTGCGGCGCTTCTGGACCCAGGCGGACGGATCGCCCAGCGATGACCTGTACGTGCCGGAAGTGATCTGGAGCCACACCGCCGGCAAGGCGCTGACCCTGGAGCGGGTGTATGGCATCCCTTCCGACGACATCCAGGCCCTGGACGCCGCCGGGATCGACCGCCCGGCGCTGGCGGCCAAGGGCGTGCGGGTGTTCTACACCCAGGTGTTCCGCGACAACTTCTTCCACGCCGATGCGCACGCCGGCAACATCTGGGTCGACATCGACCCCGCCCGCAAGGCCAACCCGCGCTTCATCGCGCTGGATTTCGGGATCATGGGCCAGCTCTCCGACGACGACCAGTACTACCTGGCGGAGAACTTCATGGCGATCTTCAACCGCGACTACCGGCGCATCGCCGAGCTCCATTTGCGCGCGGGCTGGATGCCGGCCGACAGCCGCCTGGACGAGCTGGAAGCCGCCGTGCGCGGCGTCTGCGAGCCCTACTTCACTCGTCCGCTGAGCGAGATCTCGCTGGCGGAAGTGCTGGTCAAGCTGTTCCGCACCGCCCAGCGACACCAGCTGACCCTGCAGCCTCAGCTGATCCTGCTGCAGAAAACCCTGCTCAACATCGAGGGGCTGGGACGCCAGCTGGATCCGCGCATCGACATCTGGGGCGTGGCCAAGCCGGTGCTCAAGAAGATCCTCGCCGCCCGTTACAGTCCGCGGCGCCTGCTGCGCGAGTTCCGTCGCCACCTGCCCGAGCTGGTGACCCACGCCCCCGAGATGCCGCGCCTGCTGCACACCTGGCTGACCCAGCAGGTGCGCGGCGAACACGAGCTGCGGATGCGCTCGGCGGACCTGGCCGAACTGGCCCGCACGGCGCGCGAAACCCAGAAACGCACGGTCGCGGCGATCCTGGGCAGCGGCCTGCTGGTCGCCTCGGCGGTGCTGTACGGCTTTGATGCCGGCGGCGCCGGGCAGTGGTCGGTCCCGGTCGCCTCGTGGATCGCGGGGATCGCCGGGGTCGCCGCGATGCTGCTGGCGTGGCCGCGCCGTTGA
- a CDS encoding autotransporter assembly complex protein TamA gives MRLALIAAPAALACLLVCGTAHAARVDKVTVLGLDEAMTENVRSAVTLVAASGKEISARRLAYLFRAAEDETREALEPFGYYSPTITVDYDGDNGSPGAVTITVVPGDPVRVRREHVVIEGEGSRDRYLSQDLAKFKPEIGDVFDHQLYEASKIRISRRLSQRGYFDADFASRRVEVTRADNAADIDLVWNSGRRYDMGPIDFQQTPNTILRQSVLDKLVYWDTGSYYHQGKLDRLRDSLTSLDYFSSVMINPLPDQAVDGQVPIDVVLTPAKRSIYTAGLSYGTDSGAGVRLGLERRYVNDRGHKALAQLDYAQRRKTLTAQYRMPAFAWVDGWYTVSAQAADEQTDYMDSRRIELVASRSGNINRYLNVVASLHALRERWSYAADDDGDPLTEPAFRYATFTYPSLRAEYTDADDRVFPRNGRAGTLMLRGGVEGAGSDANFGQIRATASWYRGIGERGRIIARGELGHTFTEELVAMPPSLRFFAGGDRSIRGYAWREVGPRVEGSDGKLYALGAKNVATGGIEYEHYFTENWGAAAFVDSGSAFDSTPDWRTGVGAGVRWRSPVGPLRLDIAHGLDSPDSSFQIYLSVGADL, from the coding sequence ATGCGCCTTGCCCTGATCGCGGCTCCTGCCGCCCTTGCCTGTCTTCTGGTCTGCGGTACGGCCCACGCCGCACGAGTCGACAAGGTCACCGTGCTCGGCCTTGACGAGGCGATGACCGAGAACGTGCGCAGCGCGGTCACCCTGGTGGCGGCCTCGGGCAAGGAAATCTCGGCCCGTCGCCTGGCCTATCTGTTCCGGGCGGCCGAGGACGAGACGCGCGAGGCGCTGGAGCCGTTCGGCTACTACTCGCCCACGATCACGGTCGACTACGACGGCGACAACGGATCACCCGGCGCGGTCACCATCACCGTGGTTCCCGGCGATCCCGTGCGCGTGCGCCGCGAGCACGTGGTGATCGAGGGCGAGGGCTCGCGCGACCGTTACCTCAGCCAGGACCTGGCCAAATTCAAGCCCGAGATCGGCGACGTGTTCGACCACCAGCTGTACGAGGCCAGCAAGATCCGCATCAGTCGCAGGCTGTCGCAACGCGGCTACTTCGATGCCGACTTCGCCTCGCGCCGGGTGGAGGTGACCCGCGCCGACAACGCAGCCGACATCGACCTTGTCTGGAACAGTGGTCGCCGCTACGACATGGGCCCGATCGATTTCCAGCAGACGCCCAACACCATCCTGCGCCAGTCCGTACTGGACAAGCTGGTGTACTGGGACACTGGCAGTTACTACCACCAGGGCAAGCTGGACCGCCTGCGCGACTCGCTCACCTCGCTGGACTACTTCTCCTCGGTGATGATCAATCCGCTGCCCGACCAGGCGGTGGATGGCCAGGTCCCGATCGACGTGGTGCTGACCCCGGCCAAGCGCAGCATCTACACCGCCGGCCTGAGCTACGGCACCGACAGCGGCGCCGGTGTGCGCCTGGGGCTGGAGCGCCGCTACGTCAATGACCGCGGCCACAAGGCACTCGCCCAGCTCGACTACGCGCAGCGCCGCAAGACCCTCACCGCGCAGTACCGCATGCCCGCCTTCGCCTGGGTGGACGGCTGGTACACCGTCAGCGCGCAGGCGGCGGACGAGCAGACCGACTACATGGACAGCCGACGCATCGAGCTGGTCGCCAGCCGCAGCGGCAACATCAACCGCTACCTCAATGTCGTCGCCTCCCTGCACGCCCTGCGCGAGCGCTGGTCCTACGCCGCCGACGATGACGGTGACCCGCTGACCGAGCCGGCGTTCCGCTACGCGACCTTCACCTACCCCTCGCTGCGCGCCGAATACACCGACGCCGACGACCGCGTGTTCCCGCGCAACGGCCGCGCCGGCACGCTGATGTTGCGCGGCGGGGTGGAAGGCGCCGGCAGCGATGCCAACTTCGGCCAGATCCGCGCGACCGCCAGCTGGTACCGCGGCATCGGCGAGCGCGGCCGGATCATCGCCCGCGGCGAGCTGGGGCACACCTTCACCGAGGAGCTGGTGGCGATGCCGCCGAGCCTGCGGTTCTTCGCCGGCGGCGACCGCAGCATCCGCGGCTACGCGTGGCGCGAGGTGGGGCCGCGGGTGGAAGGCAGCGACGGCAAGTTGTACGCGCTGGGCGCCAAGAACGTGGCCACCGGCGGTATCGAATACGAACACTACTTCACCGAGAACTGGGGCGCGGCGGCGTTCGTGGACAGCGGCAGCGCCTTTGACAGCACCCCGGACTGGCGTACCGGCGTGGGCGCAGGCGTGCGCTGGCGCTCGCCGGTCGGACCACTGCGCCTGGACATCGCCCACGGCCTGGACAGCCCGGACTCCTCGTTCCAGATCTACCTCAGCGTCGGCGCGGATCTGTGA
- a CDS encoding translocation/assembly module TamB domain-containing protein — MIGFPRRHRLDPDLTPEEREERIAELRRKRRARMRVLAIRSALLTGGLVLLLVAVVYWLVSTIGGRDVLLAQIVQRLPANATLSWQKAEGPVSGPLTMHDVRFTYDAIVFTAQRVTLEPALLPLLGRHLRLDALQVENATLDLPASDEPFELPRWPDSLPQINPPLALTANDIQIDGFQVSSEGEPTINIRRLRGGLQAQPGSLHVQELVVDSDRGRFTAHGDYAPADNYRTDLLVTAVLPAAAGRTPARFGLLARGDLDEMDLGLGGRAPGEVRATVILRGKDRLVSPPVARSGPVMASVNRPQWQLRARADALDIGLLTDPQAAPADTPLALQLQVDGVGGDARLRGELRQGEFSAKVLNSRLRVEDQVLDLDPLRLELLDGSVVARGTADFNDPANASFRFATNARGLQWGSPTALAADADFGLAGTLQAWALIGNATLTRDGERATLALDGRGNSERMDLKALDVAMPTGTLAATGHIAWAPALAWDIDSRLAGFDPGYFAAGWNGSVNGHITSTGGARDDGRLEATLDLADLGGRLHGKPLDGSGHFAMSGAYPTGDVARYQGEVALAIGGSRIDAKGSYGNRVDVDARFAPLNLQDLLPDASGTLRGTARVQGPAAGPDIRADLVGSNLKFADYTASTLTIRGELPWSRGDGQLAIRGDGLALGAPVDRLAIDARGAVEQLSLSASAGREGLASLALDASLNHRGNRWQGTLSRLGVDMERGADWNLRAPAGFAWAPAPNGSSVTLEPACLASTAGGSLCVNADWPRRGLSVVGEGLPVALVEPYLPEREHRQPWLLRGEIAIDAHIRPVGNGWDGQARITSAGGGIRNSERSRTELLSYNNLALTATFRPQGIEAEFSTGFIGDGRIDASLRTGWDAWSPLSGQLSLNTRELTWMELFSPDIVEPTGRLNAQITVAGTRDTPQLGGQARLADFSTELPALAITLREGNLQLDAMADGTARIHGSVRSASSAGNDGNGVLSVNGTLGWKGDDTPLVLRLSGSDVLVSDTPDLRAVASPDLQLNYQIGQPMRLSGTINVPEAMVNLEGLDHAVSPSADVVVLDPVNPDEGPGTPLAMDLRITVGDNVRMKGFGLTGKVDGNMHLLARPGRELAATGAINVAGEYKAYGQDLTITRGLLSWSNDPVSNPVVNLRAERVIGEVTAGVDVSGRATAPQASVWSNPASSQPEALAYLTLGRPLSTLSGDQRGDLNAANAALTAGGGMLASQLATKIGLEDAGVVQSRALGGSVFGFGKQLSPRMYVGYGVSLLGTGQVLTLKYLLDHGFDIEIESSTLEDRGSINWRKEK; from the coding sequence ATGATCGGCTTCCCGCGACGCCATCGCCTGGATCCGGACCTGACACCGGAAGAGCGTGAGGAGCGGATCGCCGAACTGCGTCGCAAGCGCCGGGCACGAATGCGCGTTCTTGCCATCCGCAGCGCGCTGCTGACCGGCGGGCTGGTGTTGCTGCTGGTTGCGGTCGTCTACTGGCTGGTCAGCACGATCGGCGGACGCGATGTGCTGCTGGCGCAGATCGTCCAGCGCCTGCCGGCCAACGCGACACTGAGCTGGCAGAAGGCCGAGGGCCCGGTGTCGGGGCCATTGACGATGCACGACGTGCGCTTCACTTACGACGCGATCGTCTTCACCGCCCAGCGGGTGACCCTGGAGCCCGCCCTGCTGCCGCTGCTGGGCAGGCACCTGCGCCTGGACGCGCTCCAGGTGGAAAACGCGACGCTGGACCTGCCGGCCAGCGACGAGCCGTTCGAGCTTCCGCGCTGGCCGGACTCCCTGCCGCAGATCAATCCGCCATTGGCATTGACGGCCAACGACATCCAGATCGACGGATTCCAGGTCAGCAGCGAAGGCGAGCCGACGATCAACATCCGGCGCCTGCGCGGCGGCCTGCAAGCCCAGCCGGGCAGCCTGCACGTGCAGGAGCTGGTCGTCGACAGTGACCGCGGCCGCTTCACCGCCCACGGCGACTACGCCCCGGCTGACAATTACCGCACCGACCTGCTGGTGACCGCGGTACTGCCGGCGGCGGCCGGACGTACCCCGGCGCGGTTCGGTCTGCTGGCGCGCGGGGATCTGGACGAGATGGACCTGGGCCTGGGCGGCCGTGCACCCGGCGAGGTTCGCGCCACCGTGATCCTGCGCGGCAAGGACCGCCTGGTCAGTCCACCGGTCGCAAGAAGCGGACCGGTCATGGCCAGCGTCAACCGACCGCAGTGGCAGCTGCGCGCGCGCGCCGACGCACTCGACATCGGCCTGCTGACCGATCCCCAGGCCGCTCCCGCGGATACGCCACTGGCGCTGCAGCTGCAGGTCGACGGGGTTGGCGGCGACGCCCGCCTTCGCGGCGAACTTCGGCAGGGCGAGTTCAGCGCCAAGGTGCTCAATTCGCGCCTGCGGGTGGAGGATCAGGTCCTGGACCTGGATCCGCTGCGGCTGGAGCTGCTGGACGGCAGCGTGGTTGCGCGCGGCACGGCCGACTTCAACGATCCGGCCAATGCCTCGTTCCGCTTCGCCACCAATGCCCGTGGCCTGCAGTGGGGCAGCCCGACCGCGCTGGCCGCGGATGCGGATTTCGGTCTCGCCGGCACCCTGCAGGCCTGGGCGCTGATCGGCAACGCCACCCTGACCCGCGACGGCGAGCGCGCGACGCTGGCCCTGGACGGACGCGGCAACAGCGAGCGCATGGATTTGAAGGCGCTGGATGTGGCGATGCCCACCGGCACCCTGGCCGCCACCGGCCACATTGCCTGGGCGCCGGCGCTGGCGTGGGACATCGACAGCCGCCTGGCCGGTTTTGACCCGGGCTACTTCGCCGCGGGCTGGAACGGCTCGGTCAACGGCCACATCACCAGCACCGGCGGCGCCCGCGACGACGGCCGACTGGAAGCGACCCTCGATCTGGCCGACCTCGGCGGCCGCCTGCACGGCAAGCCGCTGGACGGCAGCGGTCACTTCGCCATGTCCGGCGCCTACCCGACCGGGGATGTCGCGCGCTACCAGGGCGAAGTCGCCCTCGCCATTGGCGGCAGCCGGATCGACGCCAAGGGCAGCTATGGCAACCGCGTGGATGTCGATGCGCGCTTCGCCCCCTTGAACCTGCAGGACCTGCTGCCCGATGCCAGTGGCACGCTGCGCGGCACGGCCCGCGTGCAGGGTCCGGCGGCTGGGCCGGACATCCGCGCCGACCTGGTCGGCAGCAACCTGAAGTTTGCCGATTACACCGCCAGCACCCTGACGATCAGGGGCGAGCTGCCCTGGTCACGCGGTGACGGCCAACTGGCCATCCGCGGCGACGGCCTGGCACTCGGTGCGCCGGTGGACCGGCTGGCCATCGACGCGCGCGGCGCGGTGGAGCAGCTGAGTCTGAGCGCCAGCGCCGGCCGGGAAGGCTTGGCGTCGCTGGCACTGGATGCCTCGCTCAACCACCGCGGCAACCGCTGGCAGGGCACCCTCTCGCGGCTGGGGGTGGACATGGAGCGCGGCGCGGACTGGAACCTGCGCGCGCCCGCCGGCTTTGCCTGGGCGCCCGCGCCCAATGGCAGCAGCGTGACGCTTGAGCCGGCCTGCCTGGCCTCGACCGCCGGCGGTTCGCTGTGCGTCAACGCGGACTGGCCACGCCGCGGCCTCAGCGTGGTCGGCGAGGGGCTGCCGGTCGCGCTCGTCGAGCCGTACCTGCCCGAGCGCGAGCACCGCCAGCCCTGGCTGTTGCGCGGCGAGATCGCGATCGATGCGCACATCCGCCCGGTCGGCAACGGCTGGGACGGCCAGGCCCGCATCACCTCGGCCGGGGGCGGGATCCGCAACAGTGAGCGCTCACGCACCGAATTGCTCAGTTACAACAACCTGGCCCTGACCGCGACCTTCCGGCCACAGGGCATCGAGGCCGAGTTCAGCACCGGCTTCATCGGCGACGGCCGCATCGACGCCAGCCTGCGTACCGGCTGGGATGCGTGGTCGCCCCTGAGTGGCCAGTTGTCGCTGAACACGCGCGAGTTGACCTGGATGGAGCTGTTCTCGCCGGATATCGTGGAGCCGACCGGCCGGCTGAACGCGCAGATCACCGTCGCAGGCACGCGCGATACACCGCAGCTGGGTGGCCAGGCGCGACTGGCAGATTTCAGTACCGAGCTGCCGGCACTGGCCATCACCCTGCGCGAAGGCAACCTCCAGCTGGACGCGATGGCCGATGGCACGGCACGGATCCACGGCAGCGTACGTTCGGCCTCCAGCGCCGGCAACGACGGCAACGGCGTGCTCAGCGTCAACGGCACCCTGGGCTGGAAGGGCGACGACACCCCGCTTGTGCTTCGCCTGAGCGGCTCCGATGTGCTGGTCTCCGACACCCCCGACCTGCGCGCGGTGGCCAGCCCCGACCTCCAGCTCAACTACCAGATCGGCCAACCCATGCGCCTGTCCGGCACGATCAACGTGCCCGAGGCGATGGTCAACCTGGAAGGCCTGGACCACGCGGTGTCGCCGTCGGCCGACGTCGTCGTGCTCGATCCGGTCAATCCCGACGAGGGACCCGGCACGCCTCTGGCGATGGACCTGCGGATCACCGTCGGCGACAACGTGCGGATGAAGGGCTTCGGGTTGACCGGCAAGGTCGACGGCAACATGCACCTGCTGGCCCGCCCCGGGCGCGAACTCGCCGCGACCGGTGCGATCAACGTCGCCGGCGAGTACAAGGCCTACGGCCAGGACCTGACGATCACCCGCGGCCTGCTCAGCTGGTCCAACGACCCGGTGTCCAACCCGGTGGTCAACCTGCGCGCCGAGCGGGTGATCGGCGAGGTCACCGCCGGCGTGGACGTGAGCGGGCGCGCCACGGCGCCACAGGCCTCGGTGTGGTCGAACCCGGCCAGCTCCCAGCCCGAGGCTTTGGCCTACCTGACCCTCGGCCGGCCGCTGTCCACGTTGTCGGGCGATCAGCGTGGCGACCTCAACGCCGCTAACGCGGCACTGACCGCCGGCGGCGGCATGCTGGCCTCGCAGTTGGCAACGAAGATTGGCCTGGAAGATGCCGGCGTGGTCCAGAGCCGCGCACTTGGCGGCAGCGTGTTCGGGTTCGGCAAGCAGCTCTCGCCGCGGATGTACGTCGGCTACGGGGTTTCGCTGCTCGGCACCGGCCAGGTGTTGACCCTGAAGTACCTGCTCGACCACGGCTTCGACATCGAAATCGAATCGAGCACGCTGGAGGATCGCGGTTCGATCAACTGGCGCAAGGAGAAGTAG
- the oleD gene encoding 2-alkyl-3-oxoalkanoate reductase, whose product MRILVTGGGGFLGQALCRGLRARGHEVVSFNRGDYPALAAMGVRQVRGDLAQRDAVIAAAQGCEAVFHNAAKAGAWGPWQEYHDANVLGTRHVLDACRSHGITRVVYTSTPSVTHRATHPVEGGSAESVPYGTGFKVPYASTKLIAEQEVLAANDAALATVALRPRLIWGVGDNQLLPRLVERANAGRLRLVGDGGNLVDTTYIDNAAQAHFDAFEHLAIGAACAGRAYFISNGDPRTMRETINGLLAAVGAPLVQKTLPFRLAYAAGAVCEGLWTALPLRGEPPMTRFLAEQLVTAHWYDMGPARRDFGYRPVVGFDEGLARVRADYRARGERA is encoded by the coding sequence ATGAGAATCCTGGTAACCGGTGGCGGCGGCTTTCTCGGCCAGGCCCTGTGCCGCGGGCTGCGCGCGCGAGGCCACGAGGTGGTGAGTTTCAATCGCGGTGACTACCCGGCACTGGCGGCGATGGGGGTGCGACAGGTGCGCGGCGACCTCGCCCAGCGCGATGCGGTCATCGCCGCTGCGCAGGGTTGCGAAGCCGTGTTCCACAACGCCGCCAAGGCCGGCGCGTGGGGGCCGTGGCAGGAGTACCACGACGCCAACGTGCTCGGCACCCGGCACGTGCTGGATGCCTGCCGCAGCCACGGCATCACCCGGGTCGTCTACACCTCCACCCCCAGCGTGACCCACCGCGCGACCCATCCGGTGGAAGGCGGCAGCGCTGAAAGCGTGCCCTACGGGACCGGCTTCAAGGTGCCGTATGCGAGCACCAAGCTGATTGCCGAGCAGGAAGTGCTGGCGGCCAATGACGCCGCATTGGCCACCGTCGCGCTGCGCCCCCGGCTGATCTGGGGCGTCGGCGACAACCAGTTGCTGCCCCGGCTGGTGGAGCGTGCCAATGCCGGTCGTCTGCGGCTGGTCGGTGACGGCGGCAACCTGGTCGATACCACCTATATCGACAACGCCGCCCAGGCCCACTTCGATGCCTTCGAGCACCTGGCAATCGGTGCGGCCTGCGCCGGCCGCGCCTATTTCATCAGCAACGGCGATCCGCGCACGATGCGTGAGACGATCAACGGCCTGCTGGCCGCGGTGGGTGCGCCGCTGGTGCAGAAAACCCTGCCATTCCGCCTCGCCTACGCGGCGGGCGCGGTCTGCGAAGGCCTCTGGACCGCGCTGCCGTTGCGGGGCGAGCCGCCGATGACGCGGTTCCTGGCCGAGCAACTGGTGACGGCGCACTGGTACGACATGGGCCCTGCGCGGCGCGATTTCGGCTACCGGCCAGTGGTGGGCTTCGATGAGGGGCTGGCCCGGGTGCGTGCCGATTACCGGGCGCGGGGAGAGCGCGCCTGA
- a CDS encoding ubiquinone biosynthesis accessory factor UbiJ, producing MTQSRSFPPSPLAALKPLAGRALQTGLNRALALDPQTRDSLAALDGRRVALHLSSPPLALQIRVAGDQLEVGPVDAAEASDLSIRSTLSGLLGQLPFLRNDDAPPVGRLRMEGDADLARRLQRLAEGFDPDWQQPFARVFGDVVGVQVANALAAGLKQARVVAGELAGSAAEYVTEESRDVVPRAELEAFHDDVDAIRDDVERLVARVGRLRSGVAAPGSAS from the coding sequence ATGACCCAGTCCCGCTCATTTCCTCCGTCACCGCTGGCGGCGCTCAAGCCGCTGGCCGGACGCGCGTTGCAGACCGGCCTGAACCGCGCCCTCGCGCTGGATCCGCAGACCCGCGACAGCCTGGCCGCTCTCGACGGTCGTCGCGTCGCACTGCACCTGTCCTCGCCGCCGCTGGCGCTGCAGATCCGGGTGGCCGGCGACCAACTCGAAGTCGGCCCGGTGGACGCCGCCGAGGCGAGCGACCTGTCGATCCGCAGCACTTTGTCGGGGCTGCTGGGACAGCTGCCGTTCCTGCGCAACGATGACGCGCCGCCGGTAGGGCGGCTGCGGATGGAAGGCGATGCGGACCTGGCGCGACGCCTGCAGCGGCTGGCCGAGGGCTTCGACCCGGACTGGCAGCAGCCGTTCGCGCGGGTGTTCGGCGACGTGGTCGGGGTGCAGGTCGCCAACGCGCTGGCCGCCGGACTGAAGCAGGCGCGTGTGGTCGCCGGCGAGCTGGCCGGCAGCGCGGCGGAGTACGTCACCGAGGAATCGCGCGACGTGGTGCCGCGCGCCGAGCTGGAGGCGTTCCACGATGACGTGGACGCGATCCGCGACGACGTGGAGCGTCTGGTCGCTCGTGTCGGGCGGCTTCGCAGCGGCGTCGCCGCACCGGGCAGCGCGTCGTGA